From Pan troglodytes isolate AG18354 chromosome 1, NHGRI_mPanTro3-v2.0_pri, whole genome shotgun sequence:
AGGCCACCTGCCACAAACAGAGGAGTAATGGTCAGGTGAGTGTCTATCTAGGGGCCACAACATATCAGGCTCAGGATCTAACCATGGCCTGGAGGAGAGGCTGAGTTCAGAAGAGGGCCTGGCAGTGGTGGGCACAGTAGAGATAAAGGCAGCTGCTGCCCTTGAAGGCCAAAACAGGGGTGAGCAGTTTGCCCATCTCCCGCAGCAGGGCATATGGGAATCATTTTGGTGGGCTGTTACAGGGTGGCTAATAGGTTTCAACCTTGTGCCAGCTCCAAGTGGTTGGTGCTAGCTGCCTGAAACAGTGGAATAAGTATGCTGAAGCTGTGTCAGTGGAAAACTGCTGTGATCTGTTAGACATGTCAGTGGTGGAATTCTCTTCAGGAATAGGGGAGTggggcttttcttctttctctatcatttttcttccttcaccACAGAAGCAAGGGATGACTTACTTATTGGCACATGTGGGGAAATGCTTCGTCCAGTCCGTCCTTCCTCTTGAAAGTGAGCCCACCTGCTGAGAACACCTGCCTACTCCTCGAGGTCCAGCACTGCCTCCCACTAGAGAGTTGAGTCTGCAGGTCCTTTTGGCTCTTGCCTACCCTTTTTCCACCATGCTTTACAACCTAACCTCTATTATTATTTAACAAAAGTGATAATTATTTAGTCTTCTCTTGGTCCTATATTtagttttctcagttttcttagAATTCAAAAAACTAAGAGCAACATAGCCACCATTTATCTGAACCCTCCCCCAAAACCACACTTGCCACATATTTGTTATCCCTGGGCTACTGCCAAGAACTTCTGTAGAGGCACTAACCCTGTGGGCGGAGGAGAGCAACTCTCCAGAATAGGGCAGAGAGCACGTGGCCTCTTCTTGGAGACTCACCTGGATGCTGTACTGATGGGCAGTGTCCAGAATGGCGGGCACCAGGTCATCTGAGGGCTCCCCGTTATCATCAGCCATGCCAGGTGGGTACCAGGACAGGACCAGGACGCCTGAGACGCAACACAGAGGCCACTTCAGAGACACACAGTACCCCCCTCaacagagatttttttcctcacaaacATCTCCAATTGCAAAAATGGTTCCTAAAAAACTGAAGCAAGCCTCCTGCCAGGTTCACTTCCTGCAGATGAGTCCCAGAGCCTCGCGCCCCGGAGCTGTCCACGCCCGCGGTGCTGAAGCGGAGCGCCTGCGGGAACCGTACGTAGCGCGCCAGGCCGGGAGGGAGCCAGGCTTTAGACTGCCTCAGCAAGTAGTAGAACAAAAGGAATGGGAGGACAGTGCCACACCCACCTGGAAGCCACAGGCCTACCTCTGAAGAAGAGAAGCACCCCTAACCCTAACGTCCCGCATGGAGAAGAGCCCTGAGCAGAGGCCATCTGTAAAATCCAGCAAAATTCAGTGACGAAATCCGAAATAAGTGAGCCTCCCCTCTCCAGCCTACAAAGGAGGCGCCCTGGGACCTTCCCTCCAGCTGGGTGCTTGATGAAAAGCCTCTAAACCCCCAACACTACCTCCAACTGCAAATAGAGCAGAGGCCTTCATGGAACACGGGCACACTTTCCTCTCTGCAGCCAGCAAAAGCAGGAACGGCTGCTGCTCTACCCTGTACCTGCCATGAAAGCAGAGGCCGCCCTAAGTTCCACTCCTCTGAACCCCAGAACCTGCGGGCCAGGACTCCAGGCCTCACTTCCCATCGCCCAACAAATTTGAAgactctgcctccctctcctggTGCAAACTCCTAGCAGTTCCGCCCTGTGGGAAGGGCCCTGGATGTTAGGGATGGAAGGGCCCAGCTGGGGGGTCTGAATACTAGACGGAGGGGCGGTGTCGCATGGTGGGCCCAGGATGAGAGTGGGAGGGAACAGCTAAGAAGCCAGGCTGGCGGATAAGTGGGACCAAAGGGCCGGTGACAGGACCAGAGGGAGCTGGGgtgtgggaaggaggaagggtgAGGCTGGGGGGCAGGGCCGCCAGGGGTGGGGGGCGCTCACCGATGGCGGCTTCCTTGAGCTGGGTCATATGCTCCCGCAGCACTTCGGGGTCCCGGGAGCTGTAGGGCCCCAGCTCCGGGTAGAAGCTGGAGCCCAAGTCGTCTGGGGGGCTGTGGCGGCCGCGGGGGTAGCTGGCCGAGATCTTGGGGTCCCAGTGCGGCACCATGACGTGGTCCCAGTGAATGTAGTGGCCCTCGCTCCGCGGGCTCCCGTACCACGAGTAGTAGAAGGCGTGCAGGTCCGAGTAGACGCGCAGGCTCTGCACGGGGGCGGGCTCGGCCTCCGCGGGTGCCGGCCCAGGGGAGCCGCCAGGGTCCGCGGtgcggggcggcggcggcggcgggggcggcgcggCAGGGGCTGCCGGGGCCCTGGGAGCGGGCGCGGGGGCCCCCTCTGGGCGTCGCTCAAAGGGCGCCAGCTCCAGGCCCGGGCCCAGCGCCGGGAGTCCGTCCGGAGCCTTGAGCGTGCGCAGACCCATGAGGGTGCCGAAGGCGAAGAGCAGCACCAGGAACAGAGCGATGCAGGCGCGGCGCCGCCGCCGGGCCATGGCCGACTGTGCGCTCCTGCAGCCGCCGCGCTACCTCCCAGCGTGCCGCGCCATGGCCGCCCGCCCGGCCGCGCGCTTCCCAGGCAGACTGTGCGCCCGGCAGAGCGCGGCGTGGGCGGCGCCCGGCCTGTCCCCGCAGTGCGGGCGGGCTCGGCACACAGGACGCAGGCGGCGCGGACCAAGTGGCCGCGAGCCGAGGGGGAACTGGACGCCGAGTGCAACGCAAGGCCCAGCGAACGGCGAGTTTCGGGGCCACAGGAGCAGGGGCCTGAGTCAGGCCGCGTGACCCGCGAAAGAAGAGTCGCCTGGCTGCCTCGGCGGCAGGTGGTGGCGCCTGGCTGGGGAGCGGGGACGCAGGCCTTCCGGAGCGCGGGAGAGAGGCGGCGCGGCGGCGGCGCtggggcggcgggggcgggggcggaggcggggcggggggggAAAGAAGCGCGCGTCGGTGGTTCTCTCCCCAAGGATTTCCTTCTTCGTCGATCCACCTTTACTCACTTCACTGGCCCCCTCCCTACGGGTCTCAGTGCCACCCTTCTAGCCCCAAGTCCCCCATCCCTCGGCCCCCCTCCCCGgcaccccaggcagcccctgaaccTCGGGGGAAGGGGCGTCGGGAAATCCCCAGGAATCGGACCCTGCAGACGCCGGCCGGGGCCTGGCGGGCGGAAGACGACCGTGACTCGCGCAAGGTCACACTGACCGGGCCTGGACCCCGGGTCAGGGCGCACTCTGCAGAGCTCGCTGCACTGCCCAGCCTGCCGGGTCGCAGTGTGGCTTAGTGAGTTCTCTGGTTGGAATCTCACGAAGCCAAAATTAAGGCGTTGGCAGGTTAcactcctttctggaggctctaggaacGGATCTACGTCCAGCTCaatggcagaattcagttccataCAATTGCAGGGCTAAGGCCCCCATTTGCTTGCTGGCTGTCATCTGGGGGTCTTTCTCAGTTTCTAGAGGCCTgctgcatttcttggcttgtaggCCTGATGTCGTCTGGAGCGGTCTCTCCTGGGAGAACCTCCTAGAGTcagggaggattaaatgagatggttCCCGTAAAGCACTTCCACGGGGCCTGAAAAGCAAGCGCTCAATACATGTGCGCCTTTCTTCCTGGATTCTGGGCTCCAGAGGACAGGCCCCGTCTTATTTACCTTGTTAGACGCCAAGGGCTGCTGGAACAGCATCTGACACTCACTTCCTAGTGCCGTTTAAGTGAGTACCAGCCCCTGGTGTGATAGTCTGTAGATAATAAGCTTTTCACTCGCTATTGATAGAGTTCCTACACTGCATTATTCATTACTTCATTTATTCAGAAGATAGTTTTGTTTATCATATGCCTCCTTCAGTGGTCCGCAATGACAGCAACTTTGTTTCATTCCCTGTCTGCATGTCTAAAACAGAGCTTGGGATGATGGCGGGCACCCAGTTCTTATTGGTTAAGTAAAATGAATTGTAGGgaacccaggaagaggagcaggAAGCTTGGGAAGTGTTGGTAGACCTGCAGCCGAGGAAAGTGAGCTTGAGAGACCTTATGGTGGTAAATGTGAATGAAGTGGAATGCCTTCAGCTCCAGGTCGCCCATACCCGATTCAGCCTGGCTTAAGGAATATGCCAGTGTATCAACTTGCAAAGCAAGGAGCCCAGTGGCAGGGCAGAGTGGGTATTTTCTCTGATCCAACAATGTCATTAGGAACCTGAGATGTTCCCGTCTCACTGCTCTACTCTCCCCACCACTGACTTCATATACAAAGCCAGTTCCCCTCATGCCACAAAATGGCTGCTATGGCTATTGACTGCTCTTCCCATTCCACAGGCAAGGGTAAGACTGATTTCTCTTTCCCAGAAGTCCTAAACAAACATCTCATTGAATCTCCTTGGTCTAATCTGGTTTAGGCCTTTTTATGCCAGACAAATTATTGCCGAGGGGGATAGAATTACCATGACTAGATTAGATTACATTTGTGGAGTGGTTTAAATGTTGGAGAGAATACCATGTCTACCAAAGAGTGAGGTGACTCTGGGAATAGAAAGAGtgagaagaggctgggtgcagtggctcaagcttgtaatccagcactttgagaggccaaggcaggtggattgcctgagctcaggcatttgcgaccagcctgggcaacacgatgaaaccaccgtctctactaaaatacaagaaattagccaggcgaggtggcaggcgcctgtagtcccagctacttgggaggctgaggcaggagaattacttgaacccaggaggcggaggttgcagtgagccgagatcacgccactgcactccagcctgggtgacagagcgagactctgtctcaaaaaaagaaagaaagaaagaaagaatgagaagaaaacgGGTAACGACGGCACTCTCAGGAACACCAGCATTTCTGGGacaggcagaggaaggagagagtctaagaaggaaacagaaagaatCATTAACGAGGAACTAAGAGAACAGGGAATCGGTGGTGATGGTTTTGGAAAAATAGTGGGAAGGTTTCCCCAGCTCCCAGTCATCCCACTCTTTCTGGGATGCCCTGAAACAATTGTGCCCCCTGTTGGCCATGCCTGGAGTCCTTGACGCTGCCACCTGGCCTTGACGGTTTGACCCAGGGCTAGTACTCTGACCTAGTGGTCAGAATTAGTCCAATGATAGCTTCCCATCTTCCACTGGACCAATCATGAATACTGACCCAAAGGGCATCAATTCCAGTCATTTTTTTGGGATTTTACTCTGTGGTCTGCAGGAGAGATTTCATCCTCTTTAAAGATAATGCCATttgccgggtgcggcggctcatgcctgtaatcgcagcactttgggaggctgaggtgggaggatgacttgagttcaggcttttgagatcagcctgggtaacatagtgagacctcatctctacaaaaaattaaaatatattagtcaggcatggtggcacacgcctgtactcccaactactcaggaggttgaggtgggaggaccacttgagcctgagaggtcaaggctgcagtgagccgtgatcacaccactgcaccccagcctgggtgaccgagtgagaccctctctcaaaaacaaacaaacaaacaaacaaacaagataatGCCATTAGAGGGAAGGGACAGAGAGAAACTTAGTGTTATTGGAGTCCTGATTTCAGTTTTCCTGGCGGCCTAGTTGCGGTGTGAAACACTTGACCATTCTTCCAATAAGTTACCCTTTTATTCTGAGCAAGGTGAGCTGATGGAGCTGACTATTGATTGCCTATCAATCTCTGACAAGACCGAGAAGGGGACTTGGGAGCAGGAGGTCATTTGGAAGGTAATCTCAGGAAGTAAGAGTTAGGAATTGAACAGAATGAgacaagaacaaaagaaaagccaAACCAATGGTGCACTGAGGATGTCGCTGCTATAGATAATGGGGACTTAATTCTGCCACATCTTTTCAGAAGTGTACAAATGCCTCCCAGAGTTAGGAGGTGTGAGGCTGAAGCAATTACCTACTGACCCCCTCCTCCACTGGTCAAGCATTTTCCCTAGGGGAGTTAACTTCCTTGTATTTCTGGTCTCCTGTTGCCAAGCAGGCTCCCAGGACATCAGAGAAGGTTTTGAGGCAGGTATAAAGAGAGACGGACACATTATTTATTCAAGTGGGATGCCGC
This genomic window contains:
- the MANEAL gene encoding glycoprotein endo-alpha-1,2-mannosidase-like protein isoform X2 — encoded protein: MARRRRRACIALFLVLLFAFGTLMGLRTLKAPDGLPALGPGLELAPFERRPEGAPAPAPRAPAAPAAPPPPPPPPRTADPGGSPGPAPAEAEPAPVQSLRVYSDLHAFYYSWYGSPRSEGHYIHWDHVMVPHWDPKISASYPRGRHSPPDDLGSSFYPELGPYSSRDPEVLREHMTQLKEAAIGVLVLSWYPPGMADDNGEPSDDLVPAILDTAHQYSIQVAFHIQPYKGRDDITVHDNIKYIIDTTGKL